Proteins encoded within one genomic window of Spiroplasma sabaudiense Ar-1343:
- a CDS encoding AAA family ATPase codes for MNISLRIKKLIEAISFEVFEKEEIFKLSMLAMLGGESIFLLGKPGIAKSLISRRVKFALREGKNFEYLMSKFSTPEEIYGPINIKELQEGRYVRVIDDYLPAANVGFLDEIWKAGPSIQNTLLTIINEKIFRNGGRDIKVPLNLLISASNELPTPGEGLEALYDRFIIRYIAHGLKSKENFEKLLAGESSLDVEVDPNLQIGNSELSKWQSEARKVVLSRETLDFIHYFRNKLTQSTGGKAYISDRRWKKISGLIKTSAYFNGRSETDLPDLFCIPYCIWDNEAEEQEYRKIFNTAFSEKFGHDFRGQKHQLLNQVDALAVQINQVESQFLRLTIYDSPFKSKTQGTYYRILNPSGNEQSKYLFISARDWNKLAAVPGTSLEVPVFFGSSETRYEGSKISAVQYHKANQIYFIETDKKLFIENDNAGEYNKETLKLNQKMQELENDVKEISSNMYKIYKKYVNMDCIFFDQTYNREIAIAFDVDVDQVNDLQS; via the coding sequence ATGAATATAAGCTTGAGAATTAAAAAATTAATTGAAGCAATTTCTTTTGAGGTTTTTGAAAAAGAAGAAATTTTTAAGTTATCAATGTTAGCAATGTTAGGTGGAGAATCAATCTTTCTTCTTGGAAAACCAGGGATTGCAAAATCTCTAATTTCAAGACGAGTTAAATTTGCATTAAGAGAAGGCAAAAATTTTGAATATTTAATGTCAAAATTTTCAACCCCAGAAGAAATTTATGGACCAATCAATATTAAAGAACTACAAGAGGGCCGTTATGTTAGAGTTATTGATGACTACCTACCTGCGGCTAATGTTGGATTTTTGGATGAAATTTGAAAAGCCGGACCAAGTATTCAAAACACCTTACTAACAATAATTAATGAGAAAATATTTAGAAATGGTGGACGCGACATTAAAGTGCCTCTAAACCTACTTATTTCAGCTTCAAATGAGCTTCCAACACCTGGAGAGGGTCTTGAAGCCTTGTATGATCGTTTTATTATTCGTTACATCGCTCATGGTTTAAAAAGTAAGGAAAACTTTGAAAAATTGCTAGCTGGAGAGTCTTCCCTTGATGTTGAGGTCGACCCGAATCTACAAATTGGCAATAGCGAATTGAGTAAATGACAGTCTGAAGCTCGTAAAGTTGTGTTATCACGCGAAACTTTAGATTTTATTCATTATTTTAGAAATAAATTAACACAATCAACAGGAGGGAAAGCTTATATTTCAGACCGACGTTGAAAAAAAATCTCGGGTTTAATCAAAACAAGTGCATACTTTAATGGTCGTAGTGAAACAGATTTACCAGATTTATTTTGTATTCCATATTGCATTTGAGATAACGAAGCTGAAGAGCAAGAATATCGCAAAATTTTTAATACTGCTTTTTCAGAAAAATTCGGGCACGATTTTAGGGGGCAAAAGCATCAGTTGTTAAATCAAGTTGATGCATTAGCGGTGCAAATAAATCAAGTTGAAAGTCAGTTTTTAAGATTAACAATTTATGATTCACCATTTAAATCTAAAACCCAAGGAACTTATTATCGTATTTTAAACCCCTCAGGAAATGAACAATCAAAATATTTGTTTATTTCAGCTAGGGACTGAAATAAACTAGCAGCAGTTCCGGGAACCAGCTTAGAAGTTCCGGTATTCTTTGGATCAAGCGAAACTCGTTATGAAGGAAGCAAAATTTCAGCAGTGCAATATCATAAGGCCAATCAGATTTACTTTATCGAGACTGATAAAAAGCTTTTTATTGAAAATGATAATGCTGGTGAGTATAATAAAGAAACCTTAAAATTGAACCAAAAAATGCAAGAATTAGAAAACGATGTAAAAGAAATTAGTTCAAATATGTATAAAATTTATAAAAAATATGTAAATATGGATTGTATTTTCTTTGACCAGACTTATAATCGCGAAATAGCAATTGCCTTTGATGTGGATGTTGACCAAGTCAACGACTTACAAAGTTAA